CCCGGGGCATCGGCACCTCCGGCCGCGTCACGGTGAAGAACATCACCGCAGCCCTCAAGCTCCTCTCCCCCGCCGCCGCCCAGCGCTTCTCCCATTTCATGCAAGCCGCGCGCAGCTACTTCGGCATCGTCTTCGGCCGCACCGCCGCCATCAACAAAGCCGAGCGCGATGGCAAGTTCGACCGCGAAGGAGCAGACGCCTTCATCGACAAGCTCTTCGGCCTGCATCGAGAAGGATCGCCCGATGTCACGAACTCTGATCCAGCAGAAGCAAGCGACGCAACCGAATCGGCAGTCGCGTTCTCCCTAGGATCTTCAATCGCCAGTGGCATTCAGCCTATCATAGGCGAAAAGGCGACAGATAGCATTATTCCCCTAGGTACACAAAAGGAAAGGGAACTTCAAGTGCACACGAATCCCTCGTCAAAAAGGGTAAGTCCACCCGACGGAGGATTCAGTGCCAATCTACTTCTAACCAGGGCGCAATCACGATCCGGACACTCCAGGGCCGGGAACAAGCAGCTGCATGAGGCGATGGAGGCCGATCCCGCTCTCCGTGCCAAAATCCAAGCTATGTTCGGAGAAGATGCGATGGAGCGGACCAGCCTTGATCACGGAGGCCGGAGAAATCCTGAGGGCGCGGAATGGGATCACAACTCGATAGATCCGAATGCACTTGATCTCCGCTCAAAGCAGAACCATTTACAAAAAACCCGCAGAGAAGGTCGAGCTGGGGGTGGTTGGAAGCGATTCCGCAAGAAAGGCTCCTAAAAAACATGACAAGCATCCCTAGTTTAGTTCGCGACCGAAGCAACGAGTGGCTTCGCGCACAAAATGTTCCCATTCATCCATATCTGCCCCTGATTGGACGCGAGAAGCTTCGGCCAGCACCGGATGTTGCCCGGAGGATCGTCGCCCAGTATTGCTTGGCCGGGATCGCCAACGATGCTGATCCAAAGAAGCTTCTGGATTGGCTGGATAAGGAGGGAGGCATCGGTTTTCTGGAGCCTTCCGATCTCGCTTCACTACAACAAGAATCTCACACCGGGGAGCAAATAAACCAGTTATCCTGGGCAGAGGAGGCACTCTACATGCTTTGCTGGTGCGGCAAGCTCGCGACACAACTTCCCTCGCCCGATCAAGAATGCGATCTCGCAAATCTATTCTCCAGCATCCCACCAGAGCGGGAGATAGCTGACTTTATTGCAGATCTTTCTCTGCGAGACCCTGATAGCATCGTTCAAGCGCTTGATTATTATTACAGCCTCCATGCTTCCATAGTTCACCCCGAACTCTGGAACGGAATCGACCCGGCAAGCGTACTGTGCATCCCTGCGGTTCTGGAGCGGCGGCATGCACTTGAATGGATCAGCTCTCCGTCCGAAGGATGGGCGGATATCGAGTTGAACACCTGATTTCAAAATCCCAGTCAGCACCGTAAAGCACTCGTAATAAGATAAATGCACCTCATTGACAGCAATCAACCTGCCGATTATCCTCTAGAAAAGACAGGAACCCATGGCTAGAACCTCCATGAAGGTGGATCGCAAATCACGCGATGCCGAAAAGCAAGTTTCTCGCGAAAGCGATCGGAAGCGGCTTCAACATGGAGAATCCAAGCAGCAGATTCAGCGGGATAACGACGCCTTCAGGGCGGAATCATTTGTGGATGCTGAAATCTCGAATTGGGCGGAGGCGATTGGGAGATGACAACTGGCTTCCGGCCAGACAACTTCGGCGATCAATTGCGAAAGCTTGAGGAAGGTAACTTCAAGCACTTCCTCGAAGGCGGACAAGCGGTAAACATCTGGGCTCAGCTGTATTCACGTGTGGTGCCCGAGTTGGAACAACTCGGTCCGTTCACCTCCAAGGATTGCGACATCTACGCGAGCTATGAGCTCCTTCAAAGAATCGAGTCGATCTTGGATGGAGAGCTCGTCCTAGCGAAAGATCCCGCAGACGGCCAACTGGGTATCTTCATTTTTAATGGCGAACCCAAGATGACGATGGACCTGATGTCCGGAGTCTACGGGCTGAGCCTGCCCGAACTTGAACGAGCTTGGAGAAGGAGCTTGGAGAAGGAGCTTGGTAGTCAACGGGATTCGATTGATCGAACCTCTGTTTCTACTGAAAGGCAAGTGCCACAACTTCTCACAACTTGATCAGTCCAATAGGAATGACGAACACCATCTCCGAATTCTCGTAGCTCTGATCCCGCAGCATCTCACCCGAATGATCGAAGTGGCCCGAGGGGGCAGGATCTCCGAGCGGAGTGTCCTGAAGGAAGTGAAGCTTTTACAGAGTTTCAAAAGGGATCAATGGGTAAGGAAGGCTTTCAAGCTACTGGAATACAATTTCGAAGACCTGTTCCCAATCGAAATGATGAGGACCTGTGGTCTCATGATGCTTGAAGCATTCGCCAAGAGCACTTGGAGCAAGTCCTGAGATCGGAAGGCCGCGATCATTGCAGCGCAGGATGCCGGCATCGTCCCCGCCATCTACGGGAATCACGAGAAGGGCTATACCGTCATCGATCCCGACACGCGCCAGATCCTCGGGACCGCAAAGGACTGGAAGGCCGCCGAGCAACTCGCCATCGCCCATTCCAAGGCCCTCGATGAATCGAACAAGGACGCCGTCGCCTACTACGACTCGCTACTAGAGGCATCGGACCTCGCCTCGCGCGGCAAGACCAAGGAAGGCGATCAAACCGTCTTCGACATCGCCCCCGGCAGCCGCATCGACCTCGCCGAAGCGGAGCTGCTCAGCCCCGGCCTTGAGCAGCGCCATGCCGAGCAGGCATCCATCCGCGAACGACTCAGCGGCGGCGATGGCCAGACGCTGTGGAATATCCTCGGCCTCTCCATCACCGACGTGCAGGGCCTCTCCCGCGATGTCCGCCGCACGGTCAACTACCTCCGTAATGGCGCCACCGTCCGCGAGGTCATCCATGAAAAAACCCACGGCTTCCGCCGCGAAGCACGGGCCCGCGGACGACTCACTCGCGATGACGAGGTCGCCTTCATCCGCGCCTACGACAGCATCACCCGTGGCAAGCAGACCCGCGGCGCGGATGGCGGGCATGTCTCCCTGGTTTTCCTCCCGGATGGCATCGCGGACACGGACATCACCGACACCATGCTCGATGAAGCCATCTCCGAGATCATGGAGGTGGAGCTCATGCGCATGGCACGCCACGGATCGCGCCGCGGCCAGGCAGACTCCGCACGCGCCCGGGGCATCGGCACCGCCAGCCGCGTCACGGTGAAGAATATCACCGCAGCCCTCAAGCTCCTCTCCCCCGCCGCCGCGCAGCGCTTCTCCCATTTCATGCAAGCCGCGCGTGCCTACTTCGGCATCGTCTTCGGCCGCACCGCCGCCATCAACAAAGCCGAGCGCGATGGCAAGTTCGACCGCGAAGGAGCAGACGCCTTCATCGACAAGCTCTTCGGCCTGCATCGGGAAGGATCGCCCGATGTCACGAACTCTAATCCAGCAGAAGCAAGCGACTTAACTGACTCGTCAGCCGCATTCTCCCTCGCCCCCTCAAACGAAGACCCCGATTCAAGCCGACTGAAGAACAAACCGGAAGCCACCTCTTCCCTCTCTTCGACCCTACGAAGCCTCTTTCCAAAGCCAGCCGAAGCCTATACTTTCCAACCCTACGATGAACAACGACCCCGAATCCGGGAAATCGCCCGAGCGCAAGATCTCCGCCTCGTCCAATCGCCTGATCTGGCTGCCGCCACGCGGCGAATTGAAGAGGCTCTTGGAATCATCACAGCCTTCTACGAAGGAGGAGATCCCGACATCGCCGGATTCTCCCCCAACGGAAATCCCGACGTCGTCTTCCTCAACTCAAGACCCGGATTAGCGGACCTGCCCCTCGCGTGGACCTTCGCCCATGAGGCGATGCACGCGGCACAGAAGGATGCCAAAATCCGTGCTGCAGAATTATGGGAGGAGATCGGGAAACTCCTCACACCTCTCGAAACGGAGAAGATCCAATCACTGCTCTCACGCGCCTACTCCGCATCGAAGCATGATATCGAAGCCCCTGCCTTCCTCGCTGGTGACGCCATCTCCGGGCACGACTTCTTCGGCCTCTTCCACTTGGAGAACGCAGAGCCGATCCGCAAGCTCATCGTGGATTTCTACGATGGCCTGGGCGTTCTAAACCCCTCCGGCCTCAAGGACAGCCCCGATGCCGAGCTAGCGAGGACGGGCTCTGGATCCCGAGGCCGCCCTCCCATCGCCTCCGGTCGCTTTGAACAAGTGCGGGAGTCCATGAGTGCCCGTTCGGCAGCCTACCAAAGCAGAATTACCGGAAGGCCAGCCGACATCAACTACGTCGTTGCCGGAGTAAAGTTCGATGGCTTCGGCGAAGAGCGTGGAGCACTCCTTGAAGCCAAGGGTCCGGGCTACGCGACATTCGTTAAGAACGGGAGGTTTCGGGATTGGTTCAAAGGCCGAGAAGACCTGATCTCACAAGCAAAAAGACAATTGAGAGTTGCCGGTGACATGATGATTGAGTGGCATTTTGCTGAGGAAGCAGCGGCAGATGCTGCGAGAAAACATTTCCGTTCAAAGCGCATCGGAAACATTTCCATCATCCATACTCCCTGATACCCCTCATACATGCACTCACCCTTTATAGGAGCCTACTGGCAGAGCAGAAGAGAATCAGTGGAGCAATGCGCTCAGCGCATTGGGGATCTCTTATCCCGTATCAAAATTCACCCCGGGTTCGAAGAGTGGTTCACGAAGGGAAGCTCACCAACTGCAGCTCGGAGATCCCCGGTTCCTACCGCAGCCAAGGAAATCCAATCTCTCCTTAAAGCGAATAACCGTGACACCGATGGTGCTCCATTCCCTGAACTCGGCTTCGACCTGGATCTTTGGAATGGGAGTTCCGTCTCACTCTCCATCTCCTGCGGTGCCGACTTCCCAGGGATCTGGAATTCTGTGGTGATCGACTTCGCCAATATGTCTGAGCCAACCGAGGCCGACCTGGAGCGACTGAGATCGCTACTCGAAGCAATCGTTCAAGCGTGGGAGCCCGATGAAGCCGTAGTGGCGTCTTCCGACACGAGCTCAGAAGGCGGGGAAGCAGCACCCATCCATGAGAAAGGATGGTTCAGCTACAGCAAGTCTGGAGGCCTCATCAAGAATTGAGCCCGCCAGCAATCT
This portion of the Luteolibacter luteus genome encodes:
- a CDS encoding DUF4272 domain-containing protein, encoding MTSIPSLVRDRSNEWLRAQNVPIHPYLPLIGREKLRPAPDVARRIVAQYCLAGIANDADPKKLLDWLDKEGGIGFLEPSDLASLQQESHTGEQINQLSWAEEALYMLCWCGKLATQLPSPDQECDLANLFSSIPPEREIADFIADLSLRDPDSIVQALDYYYSLHASIVHPELWNGIDPASVLCIPAVLERRHALEWISSPSEGWADIELNT
- a CDS encoding Tox-REase-5 domain-containing protein, with protein sequence MQGLSRDVRRTVNYLRNGATVREVIHEKTHGFRREARARGRLTRDDEVAFIRAYDSITRGKQTRGADGGHVSLVFLPDGIADTDITDTMLDEAISEIMEVELMRMARHGSRRGQADSARARGIGTASRVTVKNITAALKLLSPAAAQRFSHFMQAARAYFGIVFGRTAAINKAERDGKFDREGADAFIDKLFGLHREGSPDVTNSNPAEASDLTDSSAAFSLAPSNEDPDSSRLKNKPEATSSLSSTLRSLFPKPAEAYTFQPYDEQRPRIREIARAQDLRLVQSPDLAAATRRIEEALGIITAFYEGGDPDIAGFSPNGNPDVVFLNSRPGLADLPLAWTFAHEAMHAAQKDAKIRAAELWEEIGKLLTPLETEKIQSLLSRAYSASKHDIEAPAFLAGDAISGHDFFGLFHLENAEPIRKLIVDFYDGLGVLNPSGLKDSPDAELARTGSGSRGRPPIASGRFEQVRESMSARSAAYQSRITGRPADINYVVAGVKFDGFGEERGALLEAKGPGYATFVKNGRFRDWFKGREDLISQAKRQLRVAGDMMIEWHFAEEAAADAARKHFRSKRIGNISIIHTP
- a CDS encoding Imm52 family immunity protein, which translates into the protein MHSPFIGAYWQSRRESVEQCAQRIGDLLSRIKIHPGFEEWFTKGSSPTAARRSPVPTAAKEIQSLLKANNRDTDGAPFPELGFDLDLWNGSSVSLSISCGADFPGIWNSVVIDFANMSEPTEADLERLRSLLEAIVQAWEPDEAVVASSDTSSEGGEAAPIHEKGWFSYSKSGGLIKN